From a single Methylacidiphilum kamchatkense Kam1 genomic region:
- a CDS encoding tyrosine recombinase XerC, which translates to MALEKEKGLLSPEVAESLKKFIHYLSEKNFSSYTLRNYGQALREFFSWGKWQSCREVGKEECRSYLYFLSKKPDLKQSSIRLRFAALRSFFKFYYQHQEQGKESPLSNLSLPKLFRPLPRYLSLEQIRALLDAPCQKWEKEKEKGTKSKWKEWQWKRDQAWLETLYGGGIRVGELCALKRKNFFPAELALLVKGKRKKERFCIIGEVATAAICDYLNVCPYDSEFLFVSSRGKPLTPRFFQLALKEYLMIAGLDQSISPHKLRHTFATHLLEGGADLRSIQELLGHSHLSTTQIYTSVSAEHLRASYQRAHPRAQ; encoded by the coding sequence ATGGCATTAGAAAAAGAAAAAGGCCTTTTATCACCAGAAGTAGCAGAGTCTCTGAAGAAATTTATCCATTATCTTTCTGAGAAAAATTTTTCTTCTTATACCCTACGGAACTACGGGCAGGCATTAAGAGAATTTTTTTCCTGGGGAAAATGGCAATCTTGTAGAGAGGTAGGGAAGGAAGAATGCAGAAGCTATCTGTATTTTCTTTCTAAAAAACCTGATTTAAAGCAGAGTTCCATCCGATTGAGATTTGCTGCCCTTCGTTCGTTTTTTAAATTTTATTATCAACATCAAGAACAAGGAAAAGAAAGTCCTCTTTCTAATCTTTCCTTACCCAAACTCTTTCGGCCCCTTCCTAGATATCTTAGTTTGGAGCAGATTCGCGCCTTACTCGATGCGCCTTGCCAGAAATGGGAAAAGGAGAAGGAAAAAGGAACAAAATCCAAATGGAAAGAATGGCAATGGAAAAGAGACCAGGCGTGGTTAGAAACCCTTTATGGTGGGGGTATTCGAGTTGGAGAGCTGTGCGCATTAAAGAGAAAAAATTTTTTTCCTGCTGAACTGGCTCTTCTTGTTAAAGGGAAAAGGAAAAAAGAAAGATTTTGCATCATTGGAGAGGTTGCTACCGCTGCTATCTGCGATTACCTTAACGTTTGTCCTTATGACTCCGAGTTTCTTTTCGTTTCTTCAAGAGGGAAGCCATTGACTCCGCGTTTTTTCCAACTTGCTTTGAAAGAATACCTTATGATTGCTGGATTGGATCAGTCGATAAGCCCTCATAAGTTAAGACATACCTTTGCCACGCATCTATTGGAAGGAGGAGCGGATTTGAGGAGTATCCAAGAGTTACTAGGTCATTCTCATTTATCGACAACTCAAATTTATACCTCAGTAAGTGCGGAGCATTTAAGAGCCTCTTATCAGCGCGCGCATCCCAGAGCGCAGTAA
- the ppc gene encoding phosphoenolpyruvate carboxylase — protein sequence MKHLPHISAEHDFSILSKTIHFLGDTLGRVITNLEGKKILAIEETIRKLAKESRQGKEEATKALLRIVQGLDTDIAYRMAMAFTCYFELVNIAEENYRVRILKKRRANQLLYPKKAIPKESIESALFELKKAKVTKKQIQEILEKMEIVLVFTAHPTEIKRQTVLNKLCEISFLLKQAFGTVRLPQTIQTEIERLIASLWLTERSRSKNPQVLDEVRTGLWYFEHTLWDVIPELHNEFKRVLHIYYPGVSLKPRWISFGSWIGGDRDGNFQVTTATTAATLILQRNLALKKIAQSLLQLSEVFSVSSQHIAPSKNVLGLLEEKLKVFPSLKEEYESYPNEPYRLLLLALKKEVEMAIDTITEKDLLDFFTEPLPRCFTLNTINAVLEAIEENFKAPNTRIFLEGEFQKLKQRIEVFGLHIFSLDIRQHSSMHQEAIEELLQLNGNGVKSYATLKEEEKVEVLNSLFQKPFPSLPSLYSHGSEKLKEILGPILVFSRSIRILGKEACGCYLISMTSGLSDILEVLYLCEICDCFIDIAPLFETLSDLKSAPKILEDLLSHPLYRKYLQKRNNKQIVMLGYSDSNKDCGYMTSNWWLYHIQERLHEVCQSHGVDLILFHGRGGTIARGGGPAAKAILAQPKGLLDGKIRITEQGEVLSTRYHDFDIAFRILEQTAYGVLLAIYKSRKRSVIPKSWKTIIESIAENSYVAYTQLVQNEVDFLRFWQEVTPINEIGSLKIASRPIFRFQSKSFEDLRAIPWVFSWMQTRFVIPGWYGIGSSLKIAIESSPESLSILRQMYEKWPFFQTVIDNAQLSLAKTDIDIAKLYCSLATNRNLSDKIFAIIESEYKQTVETILKITNQTSILDHEPILQRSIRLRNPYVDPLNFIQVEMIRRNRSGSITDPNEIDKIRSVIELTINGISAGLRNTG from the coding sequence GTGAAACATTTACCTCATATTTCCGCTGAACACGATTTTTCCATTTTATCGAAAACCATCCATTTTTTAGGCGATACCTTAGGACGGGTCATTACGAATTTAGAAGGTAAAAAAATACTCGCCATAGAAGAAACTATAAGGAAATTGGCCAAAGAAAGCCGACAAGGCAAAGAAGAAGCCACTAAAGCTCTCCTACGTATAGTCCAAGGGTTAGATACTGACATCGCCTATCGAATGGCTATGGCTTTTACTTGTTACTTCGAATTGGTCAATATTGCTGAAGAAAATTATCGAGTTCGGATTTTAAAGAAAAGACGGGCAAACCAACTGCTCTATCCCAAAAAGGCTATTCCTAAAGAATCGATCGAATCGGCTTTGTTTGAGTTAAAAAAAGCGAAAGTTACCAAAAAGCAAATCCAAGAAATTTTAGAAAAAATGGAGATCGTTCTTGTTTTCACTGCCCATCCAACAGAAATCAAAAGGCAAACGGTATTAAATAAGCTTTGCGAAATATCCTTCCTGTTAAAACAAGCATTTGGTACTGTCAGACTGCCTCAAACCATTCAGACCGAAATAGAACGATTAATCGCTTCACTGTGGCTAACGGAACGGTCGAGATCAAAAAATCCTCAGGTCTTAGATGAAGTCCGAACAGGACTCTGGTATTTTGAACATACCCTATGGGATGTCATCCCTGAGCTCCATAATGAATTCAAAAGAGTCCTTCATATTTATTACCCTGGAGTTTCCTTAAAACCCAGATGGATCTCCTTTGGCTCATGGATTGGAGGAGATAGGGACGGGAACTTTCAAGTGACAACAGCCACAACCGCCGCTACACTTATTTTGCAGCGCAATCTAGCCCTAAAAAAAATTGCTCAAAGCCTTCTTCAACTTTCCGAAGTCTTCTCTGTTTCTAGTCAACATATTGCCCCCTCCAAAAATGTCCTTGGGCTTTTAGAGGAAAAACTCAAAGTTTTTCCCTCTCTTAAAGAAGAATACGAGAGTTACCCCAACGAGCCATACCGCCTATTGTTATTAGCTCTAAAAAAAGAAGTCGAAATGGCTATCGATACTATCACTGAAAAAGATCTGCTCGATTTCTTCACCGAACCGCTGCCTCGTTGCTTCACACTGAATACCATAAACGCCGTTCTAGAAGCAATTGAAGAGAATTTTAAGGCACCAAATACTCGAATTTTTCTTGAGGGAGAATTTCAAAAACTAAAACAGAGAATCGAAGTCTTTGGCCTCCATATTTTCTCTTTAGATATCCGGCAACATTCCTCTATGCATCAAGAAGCTATTGAAGAGCTACTCCAACTCAATGGCAATGGTGTCAAATCCTACGCGACTCTCAAAGAAGAAGAAAAGGTCGAAGTTCTAAATAGCTTGTTCCAGAAGCCTTTCCCTTCTCTTCCATCTCTTTACAGCCATGGAAGCGAAAAGCTCAAGGAAATCCTAGGGCCTATCCTCGTTTTTTCTAGATCAATACGGATCTTAGGAAAAGAAGCATGCGGATGTTATTTGATCAGCATGACTTCTGGCTTATCTGATATCCTCGAAGTCCTTTATCTTTGTGAAATATGCGATTGTTTCATTGATATTGCTCCACTTTTTGAAACTCTTTCGGACTTAAAGTCAGCTCCAAAGATTCTAGAGGATCTTCTCTCTCACCCACTTTATAGAAAGTATCTGCAAAAACGAAACAACAAACAGATAGTCATGCTGGGCTATTCGGATAGTAACAAAGATTGCGGATATATGACTTCTAATTGGTGGCTTTATCACATACAAGAAAGGCTCCATGAAGTTTGTCAATCGCACGGAGTCGATCTTATCCTTTTTCATGGGAGAGGGGGGACCATTGCCCGCGGAGGAGGTCCAGCAGCAAAAGCTATTTTAGCCCAACCCAAAGGGCTTTTAGACGGAAAAATTAGGATTACAGAGCAAGGAGAAGTGCTGTCCACCCGTTATCATGATTTCGATATCGCTTTTCGAATCCTCGAACAAACCGCCTATGGGGTACTCCTTGCTATTTATAAGAGTAGAAAAAGAAGCGTGATTCCAAAATCTTGGAAAACTATTATAGAGTCGATCGCCGAAAATAGTTATGTTGCCTATACTCAATTGGTTCAAAATGAAGTCGATTTTTTGCGTTTTTGGCAAGAGGTCACCCCAATCAACGAAATCGGGTCTTTAAAAATTGCTTCCCGGCCTATTTTCCGTTTTCAGTCTAAAAGTTTCGAAGATCTTAGAGCCATCCCATGGGTGTTCTCTTGGATGCAAACTCGGTTCGTTATTCCTGGCTGGTATGGCATAGGATCAAGTTTAAAAATAGCAATTGAATCTAGTCCTGAATCTTTATCCATCCTACGACAGATGTACGAAAAATGGCCTTTTTTTCAAACTGTCATAGATAATGCCCAACTTTCCCTCGCTAAAACAGATATTGACATTGCTAAACTGTATTGTTCGTTAGCCACCAACAGAAACCTCAGCGACAAAATATTTGCAATAATAGAATCAGAATACAAGCAAACGGTCGAAACTATCCTGAAAATAACCAATCAAACTTCCATTCTAGATCATGAGCCCATTCTTCAAAGATCTATCCGATTAAGAAATCCTTATGTAGATCCACTCAATTTTATTCAAGTAGAGATGATCCGAAGAAACCGCAGCGGCTCAATCACCGATCCAAATGAGATTGACAAGATCCGGTCAGTCATCGAATTAACTATCAATGGAATCAGCGCAGGGCTAAGAAACACTGGATAG
- the ilvC gene encoding ketol-acid reductoisomerase, which yields MTKTVLLDKDADLSILKTKTIGVIGFGSQGHAHALNLRDSGMNVIIGLHPQSKSIDIAKKHGLEVLTNSEVVKRADIIFLATPDLVIPEIYADQILPNLTPGKILGFAHGFVIHYKLVVPPPEVDVILVAPKGPGHLVRREYIQGRGVPALIAAYQNRSGKARDVALAWAKGIGSTRVGVIETTFKEETETDLFGEQAVLCGGLTSLITAGFETLVNSGYAPEMAYFECVHEMKLIVDLIYESGISGMRFSISETAKWGDVSVGPKVIDEHVKENMRKVLENIQNGTFAKEWIEEVKSGKQRYRKLLAQGAEHQIEKVGAEIRALFPWLKQKNLQGVQAAYD from the coding sequence ATGACAAAGACTGTATTATTGGATAAAGATGCGGATTTATCGATTTTAAAAACCAAGACCATTGGAGTCATTGGGTTTGGTTCCCAAGGACATGCCCATGCTTTGAATTTAAGGGATAGCGGAATGAACGTAATCATTGGGCTGCATCCTCAGAGTAAATCAATAGACATTGCTAAAAAACATGGATTGGAAGTTTTAACGAATAGCGAGGTAGTGAAAAGAGCCGATATTATTTTTTTAGCCACTCCTGATCTAGTGATTCCAGAGATTTATGCCGATCAGATACTTCCCAATCTTACTCCTGGTAAAATTCTTGGTTTTGCCCATGGTTTTGTGATCCACTACAAGCTTGTAGTGCCTCCTCCTGAAGTAGACGTCATTCTTGTGGCACCAAAAGGTCCAGGGCATCTGGTTAGAAGAGAATACATCCAAGGCAGAGGAGTTCCTGCCTTAATTGCGGCCTACCAGAATCGAAGTGGCAAGGCAAGAGATGTGGCTTTGGCCTGGGCTAAGGGCATAGGTTCGACTCGAGTGGGGGTTATTGAAACAACTTTTAAAGAAGAAACCGAAACGGACCTTTTTGGAGAGCAGGCGGTGTTATGTGGAGGATTAACCTCCCTCATTACTGCTGGTTTTGAAACATTGGTCAACAGTGGGTATGCACCAGAAATGGCCTATTTCGAATGCGTACACGAAATGAAATTGATCGTGGATTTGATTTATGAATCAGGAATTTCTGGCATGAGATTTTCTATATCAGAAACGGCCAAGTGGGGAGATGTTTCGGTTGGCCCCAAAGTCATTGATGAGCATGTCAAAGAAAACATGAGAAAGGTTTTGGAGAACATTCAAAACGGTACCTTTGCCAAGGAATGGATTGAAGAGGTTAAATCGGGAAAACAGCGGTATAGAAAATTGCTAGCCCAGGGAGCTGAGCACCAGATTGAGAAAGTAGGAGCAGAGATTCGTGCACTCTTTCCTTGGCTGAAGCAGAAAAATCTTCAAGGCGTGCAGGCTGCTTACGATTAA
- the ilvN gene encoding acetolactate synthase small subunit has translation MRHTLSILVANRFGVLTRIAELFSGRGYNIDTLNVGPTHDESVSRMTIVVKGDDQVLDQVTKQLNKLIDVLAVQDFRDGEYIDRELVLVKVATSNKSRAELMQICDIFRAKIVDVEPKNMTIEVTGDESKISKFIFLMQDFGILDLSRTGKIALPRI, from the coding sequence ATGAGGCATACGTTATCTATTTTAGTGGCGAACCGGTTTGGTGTTTTGACCAGGATTGCTGAGCTTTTCAGCGGCAGAGGCTATAATATTGATACCCTGAATGTAGGTCCAACCCATGATGAGTCTGTTTCTCGGATGACGATAGTGGTCAAAGGAGATGATCAAGTATTAGACCAGGTGACAAAACAATTGAACAAACTCATTGATGTTTTAGCGGTTCAGGATTTTAGGGATGGAGAATATATTGATAGGGAGTTAGTGTTGGTAAAGGTAGCGACGAGCAATAAAAGTCGAGCGGAGTTAATGCAGATCTGCGATATTTTCCGGGCAAAAATAGTCGATGTCGAACCCAAAAATATGACTATAGAAGTGACTGGGGATGAGAGTAAAATTTCGAAATTTATTTTTCTTATGCAGGACTTCGGGATATTGGATTTAAGCAGAACTGGAAAGATCGCACTACCAAGAATCTAA
- a CDS encoding acylphosphatase gives MNKQLKAYFSGFVQGVGFRATAKRIAQRYPLGGLVRNLKDGRVELIVEGEEQAIKEFIRELTHSYLQSYISHMDFLWGEPEGKYNHFYIAH, from the coding sequence GTGAATAAACAGCTAAAAGCTTATTTTTCTGGTTTTGTTCAAGGTGTTGGTTTTAGAGCGACGGCTAAAAGAATTGCCCAACGTTATCCCCTTGGAGGGCTAGTCCGCAACTTAAAAGATGGAAGAGTAGAATTGATTGTGGAAGGAGAAGAACAAGCAATCAAGGAGTTCATTCGAGAATTAACGCATTCCTATCTGCAATCATACATTTCTCATATGGATTTTCTTTGGGGAGAGCCTGAAGGTAAATATAATCATTTTTATATTGCTCATTGA
- a CDS encoding glycoside hydrolase family 3 N-terminal domain-containing protein, with translation MSRYFSSTHALSDGGRFLIVGLPGTKLTQEQIETIRDVQPAGFIFFSRNLENPVAFRNLVDTLRSLLNHEPILTIDQEGGRVSRLKVFGSEPPSAKDLGEKGDIALLRTHGELTGKLLRLFGLNYNLAPVLDFETAEQEHNSLKGRTFAANPQSVCSFAKAFIEGIHSQGILCCGKHFPGYSFAQCDPHLELPQVFKTKKELEAYEWVPFKNLQYLCDSFMIAHIRNLNLDPEGLPASLSFRTIHDVLRKEWNYTKLLLSDDIDMGAIIHHYSLKDTLELSLKAGIDLLLLCHRFPLIREAASILSSLPETIKEAAWQRIENFRKRLAPPLPFSLSEFQSIDSEIYSLREKVLGKERAKLRAPEDGKRSPVEIY, from the coding sequence ATGAGCAGATATTTTTCTTCGACGCATGCACTGAGTGATGGAGGAAGATTCCTTATTGTAGGTTTACCTGGTACAAAACTTACCCAAGAGCAGATAGAGACGATTCGAGACGTTCAGCCCGCAGGATTCATTTTTTTTTCTCGGAACCTTGAAAATCCGGTTGCTTTCAGAAATCTAGTCGACACTTTGAGATCCCTACTCAACCATGAGCCTATTTTAACCATTGATCAAGAAGGGGGTAGGGTCTCTCGGTTGAAAGTATTCGGTAGTGAACCCCCTAGTGCGAAAGATCTTGGGGAAAAGGGGGATATAGCCCTTCTTAGGACACATGGAGAACTGACAGGAAAATTATTAAGGCTTTTCGGCCTGAATTATAACCTTGCCCCTGTGTTGGATTTCGAAACTGCTGAACAGGAACACAATTCATTAAAAGGCAGAACGTTTGCTGCGAATCCACAAAGTGTTTGTTCTTTTGCCAAAGCCTTTATAGAAGGCATCCACTCCCAGGGAATACTGTGCTGTGGCAAACATTTCCCTGGCTATAGTTTCGCGCAATGCGATCCGCACCTTGAACTGCCTCAAGTTTTTAAAACCAAAAAAGAACTCGAGGCTTATGAATGGGTTCCTTTTAAAAACCTTCAATATTTGTGTGATAGTTTCATGATTGCTCACATTCGCAACTTGAATCTGGATCCAGAGGGACTGCCCGCTTCTCTTTCGTTTCGAACCATTCATGATGTTTTAAGAAAAGAATGGAATTATACCAAACTCCTCTTATCCGACGACATCGACATGGGAGCCATCATTCATCATTACTCCTTAAAGGACACCCTCGAACTATCCCTCAAAGCTGGAATAGATCTGCTCTTACTTTGCCATCGTTTTCCATTAATTAGAGAAGCCGCCTCTATTTTGAGCTCATTGCCTGAAACCATAAAGGAAGCTGCCTGGCAGAGAATCGAAAATTTCCGAAAGCGGCTGGCTCCTCCCCTTCCCTTCTCTCTGAGTGAGTTTCAAAGCATAGACTCAGAGATCTATTCGCTTAGGGAAAAAGTCCTTGGAAAAGAAAGAGCAAAACTTAGAGCACCAGAGGATGGGAAACGCTCTCCTGTTGAAATTTATTGA
- a CDS encoding AMP-binding protein, which translates to MDWIGREWIPSSQGALLLIYAATLEDIEYLEKNAPRKLVIAVGETEIKDCKQLLERGYLCLGKINKEEAVQWLRDKIESRELIAIILRLTEEPQGTVSVFPQFVLDIIEATQSMRIPVWIDSFWNHFLTHSDSKPIARRILVGAPKSPNDTGWDWLRKSFYDLSAQALSMHSELEESIGWQAVYYLKERKNLPIFIDGYSQKTLTGKVLLGIALKVASWISKNVHEQRVGVLLPIGAGAVIVNLGIVFSGKIPVNFNLTVGSAMNLVSIERSKVKTVFTAKMIKEKLQDFPWPKRTIEIESLLQSFSKLSLFFHIFLADHLSTKALTTLWGIPKLGGNREAILLFTSGSFGEPKGVPLSHKNILANISQIKTILSTIPIKKLLGALPIFHSFGSTTCLWWPILGGPQTVTYVNPLEIEKLANLIEQHQIDLLITTPTFLRQYLKKVPPEKLRSLKIVIVGSEKLQRQLAADFESKFGIPVCEGYGTTEAAPVISSNVVDPFQPLVQ; encoded by the coding sequence ATGGACTGGATTGGTAGGGAATGGATTCCATCGTCTCAAGGGGCTCTGCTTCTAATCTACGCTGCAACTTTAGAAGACATTGAGTATCTTGAAAAAAACGCTCCTCGAAAGCTTGTCATCGCGGTGGGAGAAACAGAGATAAAAGATTGCAAACAGCTGCTCGAAAGAGGGTATCTATGCTTAGGAAAAATCAATAAAGAAGAGGCTGTTCAATGGCTAAGAGATAAAATCGAATCGCGGGAACTGATCGCTATAATCCTTCGATTGACAGAGGAGCCACAAGGAACTGTTTCCGTCTTTCCACAGTTTGTTTTGGATATTATCGAAGCAACGCAATCCATGCGTATTCCAGTCTGGATCGATTCTTTCTGGAATCATTTTTTAACTCATTCGGATTCAAAACCAATTGCGCGTCGCATCCTTGTTGGCGCTCCTAAGTCTCCTAATGATACCGGATGGGATTGGCTAAGAAAAAGTTTCTATGATCTTTCCGCTCAAGCTTTGTCCATGCATTCAGAACTAGAAGAAAGCATTGGTTGGCAAGCTGTTTATTATCTTAAAGAGAGAAAAAACCTCCCTATCTTCATCGATGGTTATAGCCAAAAAACGCTTACAGGAAAGGTCCTTTTGGGAATAGCTTTAAAAGTTGCCAGTTGGATTTCCAAAAATGTCCATGAACAACGAGTAGGGGTCCTTTTGCCGATCGGAGCAGGTGCCGTCATCGTCAATTTAGGGATCGTTTTTTCTGGAAAAATTCCTGTAAATTTCAATTTAACCGTTGGATCTGCAATGAACCTCGTTTCGATCGAAAGGTCCAAGGTTAAAACGGTGTTCACAGCCAAAATGATCAAAGAGAAACTTCAGGACTTCCCTTGGCCGAAAAGGACCATCGAAATAGAAAGCCTTCTTCAATCCTTTTCAAAGCTTTCGCTTTTCTTTCATATTTTCTTGGCTGATCATTTGTCCACAAAAGCTCTTACGACTCTTTGGGGTATTCCCAAACTGGGGGGAAATAGAGAAGCAATTTTACTTTTTACAAGCGGCTCTTTTGGAGAGCCCAAAGGAGTCCCCTTATCCCATAAAAATATCTTGGCTAATATTTCCCAGATTAAAACCATTCTTTCGACTATTCCGATTAAAAAATTACTTGGTGCCCTTCCTATTTTTCATAGCTTTGGTTCAACGACCTGTCTCTGGTGGCCGATATTAGGTGGTCCTCAGACAGTTACTTACGTCAATCCCCTGGAAATAGAAAAATTAGCAAACCTCATCGAACAGCACCAAATTGATCTTCTTATTACTACGCCTACCTTCTTACGGCAGTACCTTAAAAAAGTTCCTCCCGAAAAACTTCGGAGTCTTAAAATTGTGATTGTGGGATCAGAAAAACTTCAACGTCAGCTTGCAGCTGATTTTGAGTCGAAATTTGGAATTCCTGTTTGTGAAGGATATGGGACGACAGAAGCCGCTCCTGTGATTAGTTCCAATGTGGTTGATCCTTTCCAGCCCCTGGTTCAATAG
- a CDS encoding AMP-binding enzyme gives MSIRIFDQETRKELPLSARGILSFKGANIFNGYLDDPLRTAASFQEGWYLSADIGTLDNEGFIFIEDRASRFSKIGGEMVPHGTIEEALRKSLSQTHGEEIEMAIVGIPDLKKGETLALLINKQVHNWQIRKYLLAQGFSRLWIPKQVIFLESLPKTPLGKIDYLRCRLIAANKAIYADDQSSPKESMDQEEDRSS, from the coding sequence ATGTCTATTCGGATATTTGACCAAGAAACCCGAAAGGAATTACCGCTTTCAGCCAGGGGGATATTAAGCTTTAAAGGCGCTAATATTTTTAATGGTTATTTGGATGATCCATTGCGTACGGCAGCTTCCTTTCAAGAAGGCTGGTATTTAAGTGCTGATATAGGGACATTGGATAACGAAGGGTTTATTTTTATTGAAGACCGAGCCAGTCGATTTTCTAAGATTGGTGGAGAAATGGTCCCTCATGGTACCATTGAAGAAGCTTTAAGAAAAAGTTTGTCGCAAACCCATGGAGAAGAGATTGAAATGGCAATCGTAGGGATTCCTGACCTCAAAAAAGGTGAAACACTGGCCTTACTGATTAACAAGCAGGTTCATAATTGGCAAATTAGAAAATATCTTCTTGCCCAGGGTTTTTCCAGGCTTTGGATCCCAAAACAAGTTATTTTCTTGGAATCCCTTCCAAAAACACCTCTTGGAAAAATAGATTATCTTCGATGCCGGCTGATTGCTGCCAATAAAGCAATCTATGCCGATGACCAGTCTAGTCCAAAAGAAAGCATGGATCAAGAGGAGGATCGATCTAGTTAA
- the recO gene encoding DNA repair protein RecO: MEKESNHILSTTGIAFRKYPYSESSSILYWISSLGCIKTLAKGARKTGKSSFAPIDLFYECELTFYVPKKSDLYLLKEYQIIDPMLGLRKDWTTFLCSTYFIELVVQTAEERTPLPECYALLQKALAFIQKKPISLKIIDRYEERLLSIHGLEGGKIEQLMGQAPGGGKKLWETRKRLVDALGL, translated from the coding sequence ATGGAAAAAGAATCAAACCATATTCTATCCACAACAGGTATCGCTTTTAGAAAATATCCATACTCAGAAAGTAGTTCGATCCTCTATTGGATTAGTAGTTTAGGATGCATTAAAACACTGGCTAAAGGCGCTCGAAAGACAGGAAAGTCTTCTTTTGCCCCCATTGATCTTTTTTATGAGTGTGAACTGACTTTCTATGTTCCGAAAAAAAGTGATCTCTATTTATTAAAAGAATATCAGATTATAGATCCAATGCTAGGGTTAAGAAAAGATTGGACGACTTTTCTTTGTTCCACTTATTTTATTGAACTGGTGGTTCAGACCGCCGAGGAACGAACGCCCCTACCAGAATGTTACGCGCTTCTTCAAAAGGCTTTGGCCTTTATTCAAAAAAAACCTATTTCTTTAAAAATCATAGATCGTTACGAAGAGAGGCTTTTAAGTATTCATGGATTAGAAGGTGGGAAAATCGAACAACTGATGGGGCAGGCTCCAGGGGGAGGCAAAAAATTATGGGAAACTAGGAAAAGGCTTGTTGATGCTTTGGGCTTGTAA
- the ybeY gene encoding rRNA maturation RNase YbeY, giving the protein MALGLMPKEINFPQKLYFVLLSSKEMGEVHARFFNDPTPTDVISFDYGEILICPFIAEKEANARAIPVVKEVLLYGIHGMLHLCGLDDQTEVDRQKMERMQTSILESVWIKLNAA; this is encoded by the coding sequence TTGGCACTGGGTTTAATGCCTAAGGAAATAAATTTTCCACAAAAGCTTTATTTTGTCCTTTTATCTTCAAAAGAAATGGGTGAGGTGCATGCCCGCTTTTTTAATGACCCTACTCCTACCGATGTCATTAGTTTTGATTATGGCGAAATTTTAATTTGTCCATTCATTGCAGAGAAGGAAGCCAATGCTCGGGCTATTCCTGTAGTAAAAGAAGTGTTGCTCTATGGTATTCATGGGATGCTACATCTTTGTGGATTAGATGATCAGACAGAGGTGGATCGACAGAAAATGGAGCGGATGCAAACAAGCATTCTTGAGTCTGTATGGATAAAATTAAATGCAGCTTGA
- a CDS encoding HDIG domain-containing metalloprotein: MSIGIGLFTAVLVNTLLPVLEEIFQLNTDFTWLELSDLNHPLLRRLATEAPGTYHHSLMVANIAEAAANAIGENGSLCRVMAYFHDIGKVVNPQYFVENQGADNPHTRLTPSMSALIIISHIKDGVDLALEHHLRRPIIDAIQQHHGTSLVYYFYRKALQNIEDCKMGVKLLNMGEEDVPELDESRFRYPGPKPQTKEIGILMLADSIESASRCLEKPSLKDIEQLVEDIVSQKLQDHQLDECPLSMKEITEIKHSFIFSLKTILHTRIHYPKSPKNVEKSTDSDSESSERSALALAKAKEGVEIGTGFNA, from the coding sequence TTGAGCATCGGGATAGGACTTTTTACTGCGGTATTGGTCAACACGCTTTTGCCTGTCCTGGAAGAGATTTTCCAACTAAATACCGATTTTACCTGGCTGGAATTGTCGGATTTGAATCACCCGTTACTGCGCAGGCTAGCAACTGAGGCACCTGGGACTTATCATCATAGTTTAATGGTTGCCAATATTGCTGAAGCGGCTGCTAATGCAATTGGAGAAAATGGGAGTCTTTGTAGAGTAATGGCTTATTTTCATGATATTGGTAAGGTAGTAAACCCCCAATATTTTGTAGAAAACCAGGGGGCTGATAATCCGCACACCCGACTGACTCCTTCCATGAGTGCCCTGATTATTATTTCTCATATTAAGGATGGAGTGGATCTTGCTTTAGAACATCATTTGAGAAGACCTATTATTGATGCCATCCAACAGCATCATGGGACCTCTTTGGTTTATTATTTCTATAGAAAAGCTTTGCAGAATATAGAGGATTGTAAGATGGGGGTTAAGCTGCTGAACATGGGAGAGGAAGATGTTCCGGAGCTAGATGAATCACGGTTTAGATATCCTGGTCCTAAGCCCCAAACAAAAGAAATAGGGATATTGATGCTAGCCGATTCCATTGAAAGTGCTTCTCGGTGCTTAGAAAAGCCAAGCCTTAAGGACATTGAACAGTTAGTCGAAGATATCGTCTCCCAAAAACTCCAAGATCATCAGCTTGACGAATGCCCCCTAAGTATGAAAGAAATTACTGAAATCAAACATAGCTTTATTTTTTCATTAAAAACGATATTACATACTCGCATTCATTATCCGAAAAGTCCGAAAAACGTTGAAAAATCAACTGATAGTGATTCAGAATCTTCAGAAAGAAGTGCCCTTGCCCTTGCTAAGGCTAAAGAAGGGGTGGAAATTGGCACTGGGTTTAATGCCTAA